Within the Sarcophilus harrisii chromosome 2, mSarHar1.11, whole genome shotgun sequence genome, the region AAAtcaaatatgcaaatataagccaatacaaagtatttaaaaattattcaaggAGTGTACCAATAACTGGGAGAAAGGAATgggaggaaaatcaggaaaggcctcataGAGGAAGGAGTGAGTACCTGAgctattttgaaggaagctagggatgaTGCAACACAAGGAAAGAATGCATTTAAGACAGAGTACCACTTGTACCAGGACATGGCAATCAGACTCAGGGTCATGTACAGGTCATAGATAGCAGGTAAGTTTtaccaaaacagaacaaaaggaaataataggGAATAAAGGTGGGAATCAAATTATGGAGGGCTTTAAGTGCCGCTTATTCCCCAAGGCTATAGGGAACCACTTGAGATCTTTGAGTAAGACCAGGAGTTAGTCATGTTTTAGGAGTATCAGTTTGGTAGCCATGTGAAAGATGGGTTGGAAAGATGAGCTGCATGAAGACCaaaaggcaagtcacttcataATGGAAGTGACAAGGGACTAATGGCTGTATGAGTGGAGAGGGAATAGAAGTGAAAGATGTTTTTGTCGTGGTAGAATCAATAACTGTTTTTACCTTGTCTTTGTACCCTGAGCAAACTGtggtgtctggcacagagtatttaataaatgcctgctgaaTGATTGATTTCAAATGGTAGGACAGGGGAATTAGAAGATCAAGGATAATTCCAAAGTTGGGAACCAGTCAATCTATACCTAGAGCATATACAATCTGCATACCACTGAAAATCAAGTGAAGGCAGATGACTAGTTCTTCTTGTTTTAGGCTATAGAAGTAATTCAACTCCCCCTCCCTATGATCTTCCCACTATGGCAGAATTATGTACAGGGCAAGCTGCACATAAACATCAATAAGGCAGTATACAAATACTATCAAGATTTACTTTTATTGAATGTCATATTCAGGGCTGGCTTTACATATATGTAAGTAGAACAGGTATTTGCTTACATGATATGATTTGTGGACCACAGGGAAGGTCCGGTTACCACCTACCTCCCAATCTCTTGCTAGCCTCTGTGCCTAAAATTCCAAAGATTTTAATTCCCaagattttcttctctcccttaatGTAAATACTTTTTGAAATTGCCTCATTACTCTTTACTAGTCATTTTCAACCTAAGACAAATTACTTCTTGTTTTAGCATAATAGCTAATAGAGAAGTTTTTTGATGGAATAAAATAAGTTCCTAGAGTAGGAAGAAGAATACTTGGGGAAGGTGGACTTCTTTACTATGAGAGAGAAAACTGTAAGAAGGCTGTGAAGGTTGAAATGCCAAGAaggtagataataataataacctaaaAGAAAGGCTTAATTATCACTGCAATGCTTTGACTAATACTAAAGTTGATGACACTCTTTAATAATACTTCCACTTCAATAAAATAGCTCCTTTTCTACAAAATATTGAAGACAATCTTGTAAAAAAGTCAAAACGTTACTCTTATTAGATCAAAGGAttgagaactagaagagacctcagagaaatcatctaatccaacctcttcatttcacaaataatgatttctgaggttaagaaaagttaagtgaattgtccaagttCAATCCATGACGGCCAGTGTTGGAACTTAAGTGCTGTGAATTCAAAAATGGAGTAATTTTTCTACTATACTAGAACTTCCTCTTTTCAGGCAGGCAATTAACACAGGGCAATTCATCAAGAGTGAATAACCCAGAATTTAAGAGTGAAGTTAAACAAATACCATTTCTCTTGAACAAAAACGTAATTATAACAGCCCTCATAATGGAGTTATAAAAAtagaggaaagattttttttttaaaaattaacacaaTGACTGTGTTTATACAAGGTACAGTAGGCTTCATGTTTGGTAAAGAATGATGTAAAAATAAGTAAGTTATTATGTCTCTAAGAACCAAAATATCCTGATGTTTTACAAAATGATTGGAAAGAAAGGCCTGAaactaaagttttaaaattatgcaGTGCAATTGAATTTCAATcctgtttttaaatgaatgggaAGAATATCTCTCTCCTGCCTGCCACCCACCAGCAAAGTTATACTACAATATAATGCAAAAAATCAGATGTACACCCACttaatccaaaaataaaatttctttgcttattttacaTCTTTATTCTTGTCTTCCTTTTGTTACTAGTATAGAACTAGACTTTTATAATAGGCATTCACATAGTCCAGTTATTATTTCAAAATCATCTAAGTCAAATGAAAGATAAATGTGTTTCAGCTGCtgttaaatgtaatatttttgcAAGCCAAGTAGAACTGTCTCTTGATGAATTACTTCATTAAAGTCTGCAAAATTCCAGAAATAATCACATCCATGTTTATAGATATTCCTTTAACTTTTGAGAGAAAGCAAACTTTTTTCCTATTCCTAATTATGCTTATGTTACAAACTTATGGTTACAGGCAGCTTTAcatagaaaataagtaaaattcaaTGCACTAATAAACTatgaaataaagatgaatttGAGGTAGAAGTTGAACAATGTAGTCCATAACTTCTCTACAGGATTTATCATTCCCAGTTACTATCACTTCTTTTTAGTTTAGTTGTACATAACAGCCTCAAGTTGCCTAATACTATCTATACAACATCTTACAGAAAAAACATGACTAAACAGAGGAAACAGGCAAGCTTTTGACGTGTTAGAAGAGAATGTAATTGGTTTTACTTCTTGGCTGCTAACATTAACAGTATCCAAAAGGAGGCCGTTGATTATAACCATATTGTCCATACTGATGATGGTAGTAAGGTTCTTGTCTATGCTGCTGATAGTTGTTACCCCAGGGTCTTCCATGCCACTGATTAGATCGATTGTCACTTGGCCAACCTCGTCTGCCATCCCTTCCCCGAAAGTGTCTGTTATCTTGCaacctataataaaaaagacaccCATGGTTTAGCATTCTTTTATAAAAGCACAAAAAAACCCATAATGTCTTAGATTCAACTATGTCCTCAGCATAATTCTCTTTTGAATATCCCAgaacactttttttccctttattacaGAATGTTTAAACACTATGGCTAATCATAAAATTACTTCAAAgttcaaattatatttcaaaaaaccAATCAACTGTACACAGAATTATTAACAAGacatattttaatttcatctcaCACTATCACTAATGAGAACtattcatataatgctttaaCATTTGCCAAGAATTTTATGCACAATCCTGTTAAAAAAGAGAGGGAGTACTTTACTACTTGCTTATGCTAAAATGTtacatgtaatttatttttattttatcactaggggcagctagatggcacagtcaATAGAgcactgaaatcaggaagatccgaCTTCAAATGTGgcattagacacttaatactactagctatgtgatcctaggcaaatcacttaaccccaattatctccccccaaaataaacaaatgaataaaatcagGTATTTTATCAATTGTCTCCCCTccccacaaaaataaaaacaaaacaattgccCTTTTTTGAGAAAAacccaaattattattttatttaaacctGAAGtattttggggaaacagaaattTGTTTAGTTCCATTTGTTAAGAGAAGATATTGTTTAACCcatagaaaataaatactataagttaaatatatttgaaaaaaaaaaaataaaaacatgtatatGTGAAGGTTCTAGGGACAAGTCAGTTTAACTTCAGTGTTTTCTTTATTCAAATAGTAGTTCACAGTCAAGTAACAGAATGAattgattctgcttttttttttttaaaagatgctttcagggcagctaggtggcccagtggatagggcaccagtcctaaagtcaggagaacctgagttcaaatctggcctcagacacttaacatgttctagctgtgtgaccctgggcaagtcacttaatcccaattgcctaaatcaaaaaaaaaaaaaaaaaaaaaaaagatactttctaAAGGATTGAAGTTACTGATTAAAATATGCATTCTAGGATTAGGTATATTTTATTTGGTcaaatgtgtatgttattttaatatataatttgaaaagagaACTTATTGAAAAGAAGGCACAAAAAGGACAATTTTGCTATTGtgttaaattacattttaaaaacgcAATGTAATAAGAGTTTAGTTTCATCTGTAATCCTTTTTCCCCcctattttctataaaatgacattttaaaaaaattagttaaaaaagaaaatcataccGATTGCCTCTGTTCCTTTGATTACCACTAGATCTACTATTCCACTCTTCAACAATTGGAGGGGACTCTACAGGACGTTTCAGGTATTCTTGATACTCTGTATCATCTTCTGTGAATCGATTGGCAAACATTTCTTCAAAATTTGGAACAGCATCAGGTGTGTCAGTCATTCTGAGAatcttttacaaaacaaaaatattagttAGGCaacattacttttaaaatatgtagagacAGCAAGGTACTACAGTGGATAGAAAggcaagaaggcctgagttcaaatccttcctcacaCATTTACCAGCTTTGTTACCcagagaaagtcacttaacctgtttgtctcagtttcctcatttgttaaaaataagGCTAATGATCTCTGTCACCTACAAGTGATCATTTGTCATGAAAATGAAATAACCTAATGTGCAAaactgctttgtaaaccttaaagcactatatgtaTGCTAGCTAGTATTATCTGTAgaaagcactatatgaatgcCAGCTAATGTATCTGTAGTGATGggtgtagtgttcttcttttctaaaatatgattgttctctggTAGCAGATTTCTTGgagagcttctggaggcagccttagtttcaccTCAAATGCAATCAGCTGTAaaaagttcagtcctttattgtctcttccaaaatagcccagttagctttccttggttccgagagctcttacCATTAGTCCTCTGTCTCTTTCAgcttcagcttcagcctccaactccctctgaattctggctctcaatctccccacctgactcctgactgaggctccaagagcttcttatatatgatttcttaaaggtgtgaacccaaaggttgactcctcctcagagagagtgggattgtgggttcctgacttgtgaatctg harbors:
- the RAMAC gene encoding RNA guanine-N7 methyltransferase activating subunit isoform X1; translated protein: MILRMTDTPDAVPNFEEMFANRFTEDDTEYQEYLKRPVESPPIVEEWNSRSSGNQRNRGNRLQDNRHFRGRDGRRGWPSDNRSNQWHGRPWGNNYQQHRQEPYYHHQYGQYGYNQRPPFGYC
- the RAMAC gene encoding RNA guanine-N7 methyltransferase activating subunit isoform X2, yielding MTDTPDAVPNFEEMFANRFTEDDTEYQEYLKRPVESPPIVEEWNSRSSGNQRNRGNRLQDNRHFRGRDGRRGWPSDNRSNQWHGRPWGNNYQQHRQEPYYHHQYGQYGYNQRPPFGYC